A window of Streptomyces sp. SAI-127 contains these coding sequences:
- a CDS encoding iron-containing alcohol dehydrogenase — MNRPAPAVRRSRGRQLTAPSHQQLGAHPGGSASAGPGMHHEVCHELGGAFVLPHTTLHAAALPYVLAFNAPASPRSWHSQRAGRPFRPVQPHRQPPSAP, encoded by the coding sequence ATGAACCGGCCGGCACCTGCGGTACGCCGTAGCCGCGGACGCCAACTCACGGCGCCTTCCCACCAGCAGCTCGGCGCACACCCCGGGGGGTCGGCCTCGGCTGGTCCCGGGATGCACCACGAGGTGTGCCACGAGCTCGGCGGCGCGTTCGTTCTCCCCCACACCACACTGCACGCCGCGGCACTGCCCTATGTTCTCGCGTTCAACGCGCCTGCTTCCCCACGGTCTTGGCACAGCCAACGCGCTGGACGGCCTTTCCGACCTGTACAACCGCACCGGCAGCCGCCGTCCGCTCCGTGA
- a CDS encoding PDR/VanB family oxidoreductase: MTWTEAVVVSHFLATPDVAVIDLAPGEGAEFPAYTAGAHIDVLTDSGLVRQYSLCGPPESGRYRLAVLNEPRSRGGSRAMHALRVGDRLRISAPRNRFPLVTAQRHLLIAGGIGITPLLAMVRHLEQAGGDYTLHYCARSRARAAFVSELTGNPRVAFHFDDEHPEQMLDMERDLGGPYLDTAAYVCGPAGFMDYVLGQAEALGWPPHVLHKERFSSARPVSESGTAGSGGFTVRLASTGDEYLVPEGRSVLDVLLEKGVDAPYSCQQGICGDCVVRVLAGDPDHRDEVLTADERAEGMFATCSSRAHSPILELDL; this comes from the coding sequence GTGACGTGGACGGAAGCGGTGGTGGTCTCCCACTTCCTCGCGACCCCGGATGTCGCGGTGATCGACCTCGCCCCGGGCGAGGGGGCCGAATTCCCGGCCTACACCGCGGGCGCGCACATCGACGTGCTGACCGACTCGGGACTGGTCCGCCAGTACTCGCTGTGCGGGCCGCCCGAGAGCGGACGGTACCGCCTGGCCGTGCTGAACGAGCCCCGGTCCCGCGGCGGTTCGCGGGCGATGCACGCGCTCAGGGTGGGCGACCGGCTGCGGATCTCGGCGCCGCGCAACCGCTTCCCCCTCGTCACGGCCCAGCGGCACCTGCTGATCGCAGGAGGCATCGGGATCACGCCTCTGCTGGCGATGGTGCGCCATCTCGAGCAGGCGGGCGGCGACTACACGCTTCATTACTGTGCCCGCAGCCGCGCTCGCGCGGCCTTCGTGTCGGAGCTGACAGGCAACCCCCGCGTCGCCTTTCACTTCGATGACGAGCACCCGGAGCAGATGCTGGACATGGAACGTGACCTTGGCGGTCCGTACCTGGACACGGCGGCCTACGTCTGTGGTCCTGCGGGGTTCATGGACTACGTGCTGGGCCAGGCCGAGGCGCTGGGCTGGCCACCGCATGTCCTGCACAAGGAGCGGTTCAGCAGCGCTCGGCCCGTCTCGGAATCCGGTACAGCCGGCTCGGGCGGCTTCACCGTGCGACTGGCCTCGACAGGGGACGAGTACCTCGTCCCCGAGGGGCGCAGCGTGCTGGATGTGCTGCTGGAGAAGGGCGTGGACGCGCCGTACTCATGTCAGCAGGGGATCTGCGGGGACTGCGTCGTGCGGGTACTGGCGGGCGACCCCGACCATCGCGATGAGGTGCTCACCGCCGACGAGCGTGCAGAAGGCATGTTCGCGACCTGCTCGTCCCGAGCGCACTCCCCCATCCTGGAGCTGGACCTGTGA
- a CDS encoding TetR family transcriptional regulator — MIDKDGRASESAGRRRHRRSADPSRRHDPELTRQSIMDAANEEFGEHGFKGARVERIAAAAGVNHSLITYHFGGKQGLYDAVTERWITKGATMMSGAEPFAEIVRDFVRWEHDEKVSIIRTLVRGELDGKPPPPEAWAARLLDVVDETRRRQARGEIRADLDVGALTLAFFTAAMAPEILPQLAATVTGADPASAEFIDRYAEQLARLVHTLVEVPQDGPGNRTVPPQGAGETQAEDHPGN, encoded by the coding sequence GTGATCGACAAGGATGGGCGTGCTTCTGAGTCGGCGGGGCGGCGGCGTCATCGGCGCTCGGCTGATCCCAGCCGTCGGCATGATCCGGAGCTGACGCGTCAGAGCATCATGGACGCGGCGAACGAGGAGTTCGGCGAGCACGGCTTCAAGGGAGCCCGTGTGGAGCGGATCGCTGCCGCGGCCGGTGTGAACCATTCGTTGATCACCTACCATTTCGGTGGCAAGCAGGGTCTTTACGATGCTGTCACCGAGCGGTGGATCACCAAGGGCGCGACCATGATGAGCGGTGCGGAGCCGTTCGCCGAGATCGTCCGGGACTTCGTGCGCTGGGAGCACGACGAGAAGGTGTCGATCATCCGCACGCTGGTCCGCGGGGAACTCGACGGCAAGCCTCCGCCTCCCGAGGCGTGGGCGGCCCGGCTGCTCGATGTCGTCGACGAAACCCGCAGAAGGCAGGCCAGGGGTGAGATCCGGGCCGATCTGGATGTCGGCGCGTTGACGCTGGCGTTCTTCACCGCGGCGATGGCGCCGGAGATCCTGCCGCAGCTGGCCGCGACCGTCACGGGTGCGGATCCGGCTTCCGCGGAGTTCATCGACCGCTATGCCGAACAACTGGCCCGCCTGGTCCATACACTCGTCGAAGTTCCCCAGGACGGACCGGGGAACCGGACGGTCCCCCCGCAGGGCGCCGGCGAGACGCAGGCCGAGGACCACCCCGGCAACTGA
- a CDS encoding heme-binding protein, translating into MREPLSYEIARRAAEAVLEAARAEGERVCVSVTNRSGITKVILADDGAGPIAVETSRLKAYTAAVMGVSTAEFAKFAAEPVLQACPPHLVDSQLHPVPGGYPIVTDDGEVIGGIGVGGAHGEVDARVVGEGLKSVADLLT; encoded by the coding sequence ATGAGGGAACCGTTGAGCTATGAGATCGCGCGCCGGGCCGCGGAGGCGGTCCTTGAAGCGGCACGCGCCGAGGGTGAGCGGGTTTGCGTCTCTGTGACCAACCGGAGCGGTATCACCAAGGTCATACTCGCTGACGACGGCGCTGGGCCGATCGCCGTCGAGACGTCTCGCCTCAAGGCTTACACGGCCGCGGTGATGGGCGTATCGACCGCCGAGTTCGCCAAGTTCGCCGCGGAGCCGGTACTGCAGGCGTGCCCGCCTCATCTGGTGGACAGCCAGCTGCACCCGGTGCCGGGGGGATACCCGATCGTCACGGACGACGGCGAAGTCATCGGCGGCATCGGGGTGGGCGGGGCTCATGGAGAGGTCGACGCTCGTGTCGTCGGCGAGGGGCTGAAGAGCGTCGCCGACCTACTGACCTGA
- a CDS encoding Rieske 2Fe-2S domain-containing protein, whose amino-acid sequence MTETTPADTGTGYGRKAPSYDARLAEVGPGTPMGELLRRYWHPIATSATLTSDVPHRTRVLGENLIVFRDGQGRPGVVFERCAHRGSSLFFGRVEQDGIRCCYHGWKFDVRGNCLEQALEPDRGRRRDAAHQPWYPVEERYGLVFVYMGPPERKPVLPRYTALEPLEEGDQYYAEWPIPGLPPTGLVSDFSWLNMYENALDPSHVSWLHSTHSGFQALGTGTTGLPENFYDPDGFQDSITYTRTEFGAKYDELIRDKAENGDPRLRTFRVELHMPNVFGLPDYVDLPTDKRPDHIMWVVPMDDTHHRVFFSIRASDPERLARFAFGLKQNGKDPWELTEEDRQRFPGDGEAQGSQGAIPMHSEETLATTDRGVVMLRRMLKSMIDDVEAGRDPLNVSMAEEPPRHVDSGVYTVSTGAVEDTAAAVPATGA is encoded by the coding sequence ATGACTGAAACAACTCCTGCGGACACCGGTACCGGTTACGGCCGCAAGGCACCGTCATACGACGCACGGCTGGCCGAAGTCGGCCCTGGCACGCCGATGGGTGAGCTGCTGCGGCGGTACTGGCACCCGATCGCGACGTCGGCGACGCTCACCAGCGACGTTCCGCACCGTACGCGCGTCCTGGGCGAGAACCTGATCGTCTTCCGTGACGGTCAGGGCCGGCCCGGCGTCGTCTTCGAGCGGTGCGCGCACCGCGGCAGCAGCCTGTTCTTCGGTCGTGTCGAGCAGGACGGCATCCGCTGCTGCTACCACGGCTGGAAGTTCGACGTCCGGGGGAACTGCCTGGAGCAGGCCCTCGAACCCGACCGTGGCCGCCGCCGCGACGCCGCGCACCAGCCGTGGTACCCGGTCGAGGAGCGGTACGGCCTCGTGTTCGTCTACATGGGACCGCCCGAGCGCAAGCCCGTCCTCCCCCGTTACACGGCCCTGGAACCCCTGGAGGAGGGCGACCAGTACTACGCCGAGTGGCCGATTCCCGGGCTGCCCCCGACCGGTCTGGTGTCCGACTTCAGCTGGCTGAACATGTACGAGAACGCGCTCGACCCCTCGCACGTCAGCTGGCTGCACTCCACGCACAGCGGCTTCCAGGCCCTGGGAACGGGGACCACCGGACTTCCCGAGAACTTCTACGATCCCGACGGCTTCCAGGACAGCATCACGTACACCAGGACGGAGTTCGGAGCGAAGTACGACGAGCTCATCCGGGACAAGGCGGAGAACGGCGACCCGCGGCTGCGGACCTTCCGCGTGGAACTTCACATGCCGAACGTCTTCGGGCTGCCGGACTACGTGGACCTGCCCACCGACAAGCGGCCCGACCACATCATGTGGGTCGTCCCGATGGATGACACCCATCACCGGGTGTTCTTCTCCATCCGCGCCAGCGATCCCGAGCGTCTGGCCCGGTTCGCCTTCGGCCTCAAGCAGAACGGCAAGGACCCCTGGGAACTGACAGAAGAGGACCGTCAGCGCTTCCCCGGTGACGGTGAGGCACAGGGCTCTCAGGGAGCGATCCCGATGCACTCCGAGGAGACCCTGGCGACCACCGACCGTGGCGTGGTGATGCTCCGCAGGATGCTGAAGTCCATGATCGACGACGTGGAGGCCGGCCGGGACCCGTTGAACGTGAGCATGGCCGAGGAACCGCCGCGCCATGTGGACTCCGGGGTGTACACGGTGTCCACGGGGGCAGTGGAAGACACCGCGGCGGCTGTTCCCGCGACCGGAGCCTGA
- a CDS encoding IclR family transcriptional regulator, which produces MPTSNEPGRSSTSRVFAILHACQHGTAPVTLTDLARRSQIPVATAHRLTRELIAEGALERNDDGTLQIGTALWELGSAAPRQRGLRRAARPVMQSLAGRTHTVVHLAVAGHHQAVCVDKVSGPRAVVNVAEVAGGLPLHATGVGKVILAYSDDAGVRTVLQSASLRRYTARTIADPGRLAVELIKVRDARIGYSQGELTAGTASVAAPVFDAEGRFVAALGVLAPEAEQVDRLAPAVRRAADAISRRLPTST; this is translated from the coding sequence ATGCCCACCTCCAATGAGCCGGGCCGTAGCAGCACAAGCCGTGTCTTCGCGATTCTGCATGCCTGCCAACACGGCACCGCCCCGGTGACGCTCACGGACCTCGCACGCCGGTCACAGATCCCGGTGGCGACCGCCCACCGGCTGACACGCGAACTGATAGCCGAAGGCGCCCTGGAGCGGAACGACGACGGCACCCTCCAGATCGGAACCGCTCTGTGGGAACTCGGCTCCGCTGCACCACGACAGCGTGGCCTGCGCCGCGCGGCACGCCCAGTCATGCAGTCACTCGCGGGCCGTACCCACACCGTCGTTCACCTCGCCGTCGCCGGCCACCATCAGGCCGTGTGCGTCGACAAGGTCAGCGGTCCCCGGGCGGTCGTCAACGTGGCGGAGGTGGCCGGCGGCCTCCCCCTGCACGCGACCGGCGTGGGAAAGGTGATTCTGGCCTACTCCGACGACGCCGGCGTCCGCACCGTCCTGCAGTCCGCATCGCTGCGCCGGTACACCGCAAGGACGATCGCCGACCCCGGCAGACTGGCCGTCGAGCTGATCAAGGTGCGGGACGCACGGATCGGATATTCACAAGGTGAACTCACGGCGGGAACAGCGTCGGTCGCCGCGCCGGTCTTCGACGCCGAGGGCCGGTTCGTCGCTGCACTCGGCGTACTGGCACCGGAAGCGGAGCAGGTGGACCGGCTGGCACCCGCGGTGCGCCGAGCCGCGGACGCCATCTCACGGCGCCTTCCCACCAGCACGTGA
- a CDS encoding FAD-dependent oxidoreductase: MRRIVVVGGSIAAVTAAQSLRTEGYDGQVTVVSEEPHPPYSRVPLSKGVLAGRESVESALLPLPSEDIEFRAGSRAARLDTHRRLVTTADGTDVPYDGLVIATGARARRLTGDSDLVVRTLDEASTLAARLTQARSAVVLGGGFLGMEVAGTCRALGLEVTVVDLLPPLLRLLGPWLADLAVAAARDHGIQVRVAPDGVDVLDEHRVRCGKSVLEADVIVCAVGDVPNTDWLKDSGLRLDAAGGLVADARCRVAPGIVAAGDVVSREGRRTPHWTNAVEQGRMAAASLLHGEAARPYRPDPYFWTEQFGLDIKISGELPLAGAPEVVAGSVDDRSVLLRWRHDRGTATAVAVNHRLPVVKLKRLGAGVPAPVPARTKAHR; the protein is encoded by the coding sequence GTGAGACGGATCGTCGTGGTCGGTGGGTCCATTGCCGCCGTCACGGCGGCGCAAAGCCTACGCACCGAGGGCTACGACGGTCAGGTGACCGTTGTGTCCGAGGAGCCTCATCCGCCCTACTCGCGCGTTCCCCTCTCGAAAGGCGTGTTGGCAGGCCGGGAGTCCGTGGAGTCGGCCCTGCTGCCGCTCCCGAGCGAGGACATCGAGTTCCGCGCCGGATCACGGGCAGCGCGGCTCGACACGCACCGCCGCCTGGTGACAACGGCCGACGGCACCGACGTTCCGTACGACGGGCTGGTGATCGCCACTGGCGCCCGGGCACGCCGCCTCACCGGTGACAGCGACCTGGTGGTGCGCACTCTGGACGAGGCCTCGACCCTCGCCGCCCGGCTGACCCAGGCCCGCAGTGCGGTCGTCCTGGGCGGTGGCTTCCTCGGCATGGAGGTCGCAGGCACCTGCCGCGCACTCGGCCTGGAGGTCACCGTCGTCGACCTCCTCCCGCCGCTGCTCAGGCTGCTCGGGCCGTGGCTGGCCGATCTCGCCGTCGCGGCCGCCCGTGACCACGGCATACAGGTCCGGGTCGCACCGGACGGCGTCGACGTACTCGATGAGCACCGTGTGCGCTGCGGGAAGTCGGTTCTGGAGGCCGACGTGATCGTCTGCGCGGTGGGCGACGTACCCAACACCGACTGGCTGAAGGACTCCGGCCTCCGTCTGGACGCCGCCGGCGGCCTGGTCGCCGACGCTCGCTGCCGCGTAGCTCCCGGCATCGTCGCCGCCGGAGACGTCGTATCTCGCGAGGGACGTCGAACTCCCCACTGGACCAACGCCGTCGAGCAAGGCCGTATGGCCGCGGCAAGCCTGCTGCACGGCGAGGCGGCGCGACCGTACCGGCCGGACCCCTACTTCTGGACCGAGCAGTTCGGACTCGACATCAAGATCAGCGGCGAACTCCCGCTCGCCGGAGCCCCCGAAGTCGTCGCCGGATCGGTGGACGACCGCAGTGTTCTGCTCAGATGGCGCCACGACCGCGGCACAGCCACCGCCGTAGCCGTCAATCACCGACTTCCCGTCGTCAAACTCAAGCGCCTCGGAGCCGGAGTACCAGCACCGGTACCTGCCCGGACGAAAGCCCATAGGTAA
- a CDS encoding oxidoreductase gives MSASWQTSHMPDLTGRTAVVTGANSGLGIPTAQALGKAGAHVVLAVRDLDKGREAAAAVPGSHEVRRLDLADLASVRQFAASWDGDLDLLINNAGVMMAPEGRTKDGFETHFGTNHLGHFALTNLLLPHITDRVVTVSAAAHRWVSGIDFDNPNLTGAYNARKAYGQSKLANLLFTLELQRRLSEIGSPVRALAAHPGLAATNLLRTPNPMLRTFIRLVAQDAEAGALPTLFAATEDLPGASYVGPDGISGMRGGPALVSPTAAASDPAAAGRLWALSEELTDTSFVMSPRSS, from the coding sequence ATGTCCGCCAGCTGGCAGACCAGCCACATGCCTGACCTGACCGGCCGCACCGCGGTCGTCACCGGCGCGAACAGTGGCCTGGGCATACCTACAGCCCAGGCGCTGGGGAAGGCCGGCGCGCACGTAGTGCTCGCCGTGCGCGACCTCGACAAGGGCAGGGAGGCCGCGGCCGCGGTCCCGGGCAGCCACGAGGTCCGCCGCCTCGACCTCGCCGACCTCGCGTCAGTGCGCCAGTTCGCCGCCTCCTGGGACGGCGACCTCGACCTGCTGATCAACAACGCGGGCGTGATGATGGCACCGGAGGGACGCACCAAGGACGGCTTCGAAACGCACTTCGGCACCAACCACCTCGGCCACTTCGCGCTCACCAATCTGCTGCTGCCACACATCACCGACCGCGTCGTGACGGTCTCTGCCGCCGCGCACCGGTGGGTGAGCGGAATCGACTTCGACAACCCGAACCTCACCGGTGCCTACAACGCCCGGAAGGCCTACGGCCAGTCCAAGCTGGCAAACCTGCTCTTCACGCTGGAATTGCAGCGACGGCTCAGCGAGATCGGATCACCCGTGCGTGCGCTCGCCGCGCATCCCGGCCTCGCGGCGACAAATCTGCTGCGCACCCCGAACCCGATGCTGCGCACGTTCATCCGGCTGGTCGCGCAGGATGCCGAGGCCGGTGCCCTGCCGACGCTCTTCGCAGCGACCGAGGACCTTCCCGGTGCGAGTTACGTCGGCCCGGACGGCATCTCCGGGATGCGCGGCGGCCCGGCACTGGTCAGCCCGACCGCGGCGGCGAGCGATCCGGCGGCGGCGGGGCGCCTTTGGGCACTGTCCGAGGAACTGACCGATACAAGCTTCGTCATGAGTCCTCGCTCGAGTTGA
- the katG gene encoding catalase/peroxidase HPI, translating to MSENPDAIVTDAKTEGTGECPVAHGRAPHPTQGGGNRQWWPERLNLKILAKNPAVANPFHDEFDYAEAFEALDLAAVKRDIAEVLTTSQDWWPADFGNYGPLMIRMAWHSAGTYRISDGRGGAGTGQQRFAPLNSWPDNANLDKARRLLWPVKKKYGQSVSWADLMILAGNVALETMGFETFGFGGGRADVWEPEEDVYWGPETTWLDDQRYTGDRELENPLGAVQMGLIYVNPEGPNGNPDPIAAARDIRETFRRMAMNDEETVALIAGGHTFGKTHGAGPAHHVGAAPEAASMEEQGLGWKSSFGTGKGTHTISGGPEVTWTSTPTQWDNSFFENLFGYEWELTESPAGAKQWKPKDSAGAGTVPHAHDSSKKIAPNMLTTDLSLRFDPIYEPISRRFLENPQEFADAFARAWYKLTHRDLGPKSLYLGPEVPEETLLWQDPLPEPEGEVVGAADIAALKAKLLDSGLTVAQLVSTAWASAATYRGSDKRGGANGARIRLEPQRGWEVNDPEQLATVLHTLENIQQEFNTGAKKVSLADLIVLGGSAAVEKAAEGAGFDIEVPFTPGRVDATEEHTDVESFAALEPTADGFRNYLGKGNRLPAEYLLLDKANLLTLSAPEMTVLVGGLRVLGANYGGSKPGVLTDTPGKLTNDFFVNLLDMSTTWTSASEDRTSFEGRDASGAVKWTGTRADLVFGSNSELRALAEVYASDDAKEKFVKDFVSAWDKVMNLDRFDLV from the coding sequence ATGTCCGAGAACCCCGATGCGATCGTCACCGACGCCAAAACGGAAGGCACCGGAGAGTGCCCGGTGGCGCACGGGCGCGCCCCGCACCCGACCCAGGGCGGTGGCAACCGCCAGTGGTGGCCGGAGCGGCTCAACCTGAAGATCCTTGCGAAGAACCCGGCCGTGGCCAACCCTTTCCATGATGAGTTCGACTATGCCGAGGCGTTCGAGGCCCTCGACCTGGCGGCCGTCAAGCGAGACATCGCCGAGGTGCTGACCACCTCGCAGGACTGGTGGCCTGCCGACTTCGGCAACTACGGCCCACTGATGATCCGGATGGCCTGGCACAGCGCGGGCACCTACCGCATCAGCGACGGCCGCGGCGGTGCCGGAACCGGCCAGCAGCGCTTCGCCCCGCTGAACAGCTGGCCGGACAACGCCAACCTCGACAAGGCCCGCCGTCTGCTGTGGCCGGTGAAGAAGAAGTACGGGCAGAGTGTCTCCTGGGCCGACCTCATGATCCTCGCCGGCAACGTCGCGCTGGAGACCATGGGCTTCGAGACCTTCGGCTTCGGCGGCGGCCGTGCGGATGTCTGGGAACCGGAGGAGGACGTGTACTGGGGTCCCGAGACCACCTGGCTCGACGACCAGCGCTACACCGGCGACCGCGAGCTGGAGAACCCGCTCGGCGCCGTCCAGATGGGACTCATCTACGTCAACCCCGAGGGCCCGAACGGCAACCCGGACCCGATCGCCGCGGCCCGCGACATACGCGAGACGTTCCGCCGCATGGCGATGAACGACGAGGAGACCGTCGCGCTGATCGCGGGCGGCCACACCTTCGGCAAGACCCATGGCGCCGGCCCCGCGCATCACGTCGGCGCCGCCCCGGAGGCCGCCTCCATGGAGGAGCAGGGCCTCGGCTGGAAAAGCAGCTTCGGCACCGGCAAGGGCACGCACACCATCTCCGGCGGACCGGAGGTCACCTGGACCAGCACGCCCACGCAGTGGGACAACAGCTTCTTCGAGAACCTCTTCGGCTACGAGTGGGAGCTGACCGAGAGCCCGGCCGGCGCCAAGCAGTGGAAGCCGAAGGACAGCGCGGGCGCGGGCACGGTGCCGCACGCCCACGACTCCTCGAAGAAGATCGCCCCCAACATGCTCACCACCGACCTGTCGCTACGCTTCGACCCGATCTACGAGCCGATCTCCCGCCGCTTCCTCGAGAACCCCCAGGAGTTCGCGGACGCCTTCGCCCGCGCCTGGTACAAGCTGACCCACCGTGACCTGGGCCCGAAGTCGCTGTACCTCGGCCCGGAGGTCCCCGAGGAAACTCTGCTGTGGCAGGACCCGCTGCCGGAGCCAGAGGGTGAGGTGGTCGGCGCCGCGGACATCGCGGCCCTCAAGGCCAAGCTCCTCGACTCGGGCCTGACCGTCGCACAGTTGGTCTCCACCGCGTGGGCGTCGGCCGCGACGTACCGCGGCAGCGACAAGCGCGGCGGCGCCAACGGCGCCCGCATCCGCCTGGAGCCGCAGCGCGGCTGGGAGGTCAACGACCCCGAGCAGCTCGCGACGGTCCTGCACACCCTGGAGAATATCCAGCAGGAGTTCAACACCGGCGCCAAGAAGGTCTCCCTGGCCGACCTGATCGTGCTCGGCGGCTCGGCGGCCGTGGAGAAGGCCGCCGAGGGCGCGGGCTTCGACATCGAGGTGCCCTTCACCCCGGGTCGCGTGGACGCGACCGAGGAGCACACCGACGTGGAGTCCTTCGCGGCGCTGGAGCCGACAGCGGACGGCTTCCGCAACTACCTCGGCAAGGGCAACCGCCTGCCGGCCGAGTACCTGCTGCTCGACAAGGCGAACCTGCTCACCCTGAGCGCCCCCGAGATGACGGTCCTGGTCGGTGGCCTGCGCGTGCTCGGCGCCAACTACGGCGGCTCGAAACCGGGCGTCCTCACCGACACCCCGGGCAAGTTGACCAACGACTTCTTCGTCAACCTGCTCGACATGAGCACGACGTGGACGTCGGCCTCCGAGGACAGGACGAGCTTCGAGGGCAGAGACGCCTCCGGTGCGGTCAAGTGGACCGGCACCCGTGCCGACCTGGTCTTCGGGTCCAACTCGGAGCTGCGCGCGCTCGCGGAGGTCTACGCGAGCGACGACGCGAAGGAGAAGTTCGTCAAGGACTTCGTCTCGGCGTGGGACAAGGTCATGAACCTCGACCGGTTCGACCTCGTCTGA
- a CDS encoding ferredoxin, with amino-acid sequence MTRIVVDFDRCEGHGLCEQTAPGVFRLDDEGELHLTSDEVVAEHESVVAAAVRVCPVAALKVQP; translated from the coding sequence ATGACCCGCATCGTGGTGGACTTCGACCGCTGCGAGGGCCATGGGCTGTGCGAGCAGACCGCGCCCGGGGTGTTCCGGCTCGACGACGAGGGCGAGTTGCACCTGACCAGTGACGAGGTGGTCGCGGAACACGAGAGCGTCGTCGCGGCCGCGGTTCGGGTATGTCCCGTCGCGGCGTTGAAGGTCCAGCCGTGA
- a CDS encoding cytochrome P450 translates to MTLPHLAPYDPLDPAHHADPAARLAEARDRCPVSQPRPGVHFLARHDDVRDVLTAPETYSSVDNFALEGAATTADLPAATITQLDPPDHTALRARLRRWFAPAVIRKQEPRVREIVSDVLDAWQPGEKAELHHDLARQVPTRVVYAFLGLPEEDWERLHQWADAIDDILPKMPIDMPEFVALTRYLGEQFAARAAAPVTGDGVLDVLAHPADGEPQLTPAEAVIHAFQLIVAATDTTASLITNLLHELLADHSHWERLLADRSLIPTAIEESLRHDAPLQYVLRTVKQEREISGCPVKPGDRLAVSLQSANWDERAWGPDAADFSLDRPAGQATTMAFGYGIHTCLGAPLARLQARVVLEHLLERFPGLRLVPGYHREAPEGLLLTRRPARLDVVL, encoded by the coding sequence ATGACGCTCCCGCACCTCGCCCCCTACGATCCACTCGATCCAGCCCACCACGCCGATCCCGCGGCGCGGCTCGCCGAAGCCCGCGACCGCTGTCCGGTGTCCCAGCCACGCCCCGGCGTGCACTTCCTCGCCCGCCACGACGACGTACGAGACGTCCTCACCGCCCCCGAGACGTACTCGTCCGTCGACAACTTCGCCCTGGAAGGCGCCGCCACGACCGCCGACCTGCCGGCTGCCACGATCACCCAGTTGGACCCGCCCGACCACACGGCACTGCGCGCCCGTCTCAGGCGCTGGTTCGCTCCGGCCGTGATCCGCAAGCAGGAACCGCGCGTCCGCGAGATAGTGTCCGACGTCCTCGACGCGTGGCAGCCGGGCGAGAAGGCCGAGCTCCACCACGACCTGGCCCGTCAGGTACCGACCCGGGTGGTGTACGCCTTCCTCGGTCTGCCGGAGGAGGACTGGGAGCGCCTGCACCAGTGGGCCGACGCGATCGACGACATCCTCCCGAAGATGCCGATCGACATGCCGGAGTTCGTGGCACTCACCCGCTACCTCGGAGAGCAGTTCGCCGCCCGGGCCGCCGCCCCGGTCACCGGGGATGGCGTCCTGGACGTTCTCGCGCACCCAGCCGACGGCGAGCCGCAGCTCACTCCGGCCGAAGCCGTCATCCACGCCTTCCAGCTGATCGTGGCCGCCACGGACACCACCGCCAGTCTGATCACCAACCTCCTCCACGAACTGCTCGCCGACCACAGTCACTGGGAACGGCTGCTCGCCGACCGGTCCCTCATACCCACGGCGATCGAGGAGTCACTGCGCCACGACGCACCCCTGCAGTACGTGCTGCGCACCGTGAAACAGGAGCGGGAGATCTCCGGATGCCCCGTCAAACCCGGCGACCGCCTGGCCGTCAGTCTGCAGTCGGCCAACTGGGACGAACGGGCCTGGGGCCCCGACGCCGCGGACTTCTCTCTCGACCGCCCGGCGGGACAGGCCACCACCATGGCCTTCGGGTACGGCATCCACACCTGCCTCGGCGCACCACTGGCCCGGCTGCAGGCCCGCGTCGTCCTGGAACACCTGCTGGAACGCTTCCCCGGACTACGGCTCGTCCCCGGTTACCACCGCGAGGCGCCTGAGGGCCTCCTGCTGACCCGCCGCCCGGCTCGACTCGACGTCGTGCTCTGA
- a CDS encoding Fur family transcriptional regulator, with product MTTSQNPGTAEELRHAGLRVTAARVALLETVRAGDHLGVEAIACGARDRLGHISLQAVYEALHALSAARLIRRVEPAGSRALFEGRVGDNHHHLVCRSCGAVADVDCAVGDALCLTASDDRGFSIDEAEVMYWGLCPDCSPASSI from the coding sequence ATGACCACATCCCAGAATCCGGGCACGGCAGAGGAGCTGCGCCATGCCGGCCTGCGAGTGACGGCCGCCCGGGTCGCGCTGCTCGAGACCGTCCGGGCCGGTGACCACCTCGGCGTCGAGGCGATCGCCTGCGGGGCGCGTGATCGCCTGGGCCATATCTCTCTTCAAGCCGTCTACGAAGCCCTCCACGCGCTCTCCGCGGCGCGACTCATACGCCGTGTCGAACCGGCCGGCAGTCGCGCCCTGTTCGAGGGCCGCGTCGGGGACAACCACCACCACCTCGTGTGCCGGTCGTGCGGAGCCGTCGCCGACGTCGACTGCGCGGTCGGCGATGCCCTCTGTCTGACCGCGTCCGATGACCGCGGCTTCTCCATCGACGAGGCCGAGGTCATGTACTGGGGCTTGTGCCCCGACTGTTCCCCCGCCAGCAGTATCTGA